The Drosophila bipectinata strain 14024-0381.07 chromosome 2L, DbipHiC1v2, whole genome shotgun sequence genome has a segment encoding these proteins:
- the Ca-alpha1D gene encoding voltage-dependent calcium channel type D subunit alpha-1 isoform X5: MNTGDHKEKASQQQQQTQQIQQQPQQQQQLPQHPDQQQQQQPINRYDALDNSSSNNKLNRKYNNDKDKDKSSDRNREASRDSSLLPASVVIIDESCPVKSQKSPTGIEPSSSIMPRGGTSSSQRRRQLQFQRQKEATLYDRGDEATASSSSSAPPPAPGSGSTQSVKGGGELVNCIAYDDNTLVIERKPSPTSPASSRRYLKADTPTRGSRKYNRKSSAAKSDLEVVMVRPEHHHQHRSPTITLPVPTTPLTTSASAGASPTGAVLGSGLGSVSGSGTGTGTGTVLQQRYLQLQLEHEKKYIFQAMQEFDYMEQSRSSRAYCSALDQSEDAGQATTSRRRPTSTELALSNVTSQIVNNATYKLDLKQRRRRSNNGASDPAAGIASGSGPVSGSGTSPGQSAGPSNGGSRRRKSSCTSCGGGGISAPGPRLTPEEAWQLQPQNSVTSAGSTNSSFSSGGGRDDDSSYSAVGGDSSSSNSCNCDITGDNSTLHGFGVGDVSSFIGDDECEEDEDDANHPDLSSQTLRTAAIVAAVAAAAKEQQDQQDQSLSLGAAATDCESFSERRQDADEGVRIIQESGGNNDSLEDVGEVDDNADVVVRKNSRNRPSIRRTCRITEEDDDEFYEDDQDQQGDDDEEPEGTTIDIDEQGHPDQDEDPEDDEDVDEYFEEEEDDTQAFSPFYSSSAELIDNFGGGAGKFFNIMDFERGASGGGSFSPGGNGPGSGENSARYDGGEAELGGGNNIMGIDSMGIANIPETMNGTTIGPSGAGGQKAAPGAAGQKRPQRRGKPQPDRPQRALFCLTVKNPLRALCIRIVEWKPFEFLILLTIFANCIALAVYTPYPGSDSNVTNQTLEKVEYIFLVIFTAECVMKILAYGFMLHNGAYLRNGWNLLDFTIVVIGAISTALSHLMKDAFDVKALRAFRVLRPLRLVSGVPSLQVVLNSILKAMVPLFHIALLVIFVIIIYAIIGLELFSGKLHKACRDEITGEYEDEIRPCGVGRACPEGMKCYGGWEGPNDGITNFDNFGLAMLTVFQCVTLEGWTDVLYNIQDSMGSDWQWMYFISMVILGAFFVMNLILGVLSGEFSKERNKAKNRGDFQKLREKQQIEEDLRGYLDWITQAEDIEPDAVGGLIPDGKVKQMNEMDSTENLGEEMPEVQLTESRWRKMKKDFDRVNRRMRRACRKAVKSQAFYWLIIVLVFLNTGVLATEHYRQVDWLDNFQEYTNVVFIGLFTCEMLLKMYSLGFQGYFVSLFNRFDCFVVIGSISETLLTNTGMMPPLGVSVLRCVRLLRVFKVTKYWRSLSNLVASLLNSIQSIASLLLLLFLFIVIFALLGMQVFGGKFNFDGKEEKYRMNFDCFWQALLTVFQIMTGEDWNAVMYTGINAYGGVSSYGALACIYFIILFICGNYILLNVFLAIAVDNLADADSLSEEVEKDEEPHDDSAFKKSHSPTPTIDGEDHLSIDIDMEPHELDDEEKMDHETLSDEEVREMCEEEQEVSAHATARPRRLSEVSMKKTKKPIPRGSAFFIFSYTNRFRVFCHWLCNHSNFGNIILCCIMFSSAMLAAENPLRSDDDLNKVLNKFDYFFTAVFTIELILKLIAYGFVLHDGAFCRSAFNLLDLLVVCVSLVSLVFSSNAISVVKILRVLRVLRPLRAINRAKGLKYVVKCVVVAIKTIGNIMLVTYLLQFMFAVIGVQLFKGKFFKCSDGSKMTEDECFGTYLVYDDGDIHKPRLKEREWKNYGFHFDDVAKGMLTLFTVSTFEGWPGLLYVSIDSNKENGGPIHNFRPIVAAYYIIYIIIIAFFMVNIFVGFVIVTFQNEGEQEYKNCDLDKNQRNCIEFALKAKPVRRYIPKHGIQYKVWWFVTSSSFEYTVFVLIMINTVTLAMKFYNQPQWYTELLDALNMIFTAVFALEFVFKLAAFRFKNYFGDAWNVFDFIIVLGSFIDIVYSEIKSKDTSQASCDIVEGCKSRAKAAGSNLISINFFRLFRVMRLVKLLSKGEGIRTLLWTFIKSFQALPYVALLIVLLFFIYAVVGMQVFGKIELDGGGAITSNNNFQTFQQAVLVLFRSATGEAWQDIMMSCSAQPDVKCDPRSDSKGELCGSSIAYPYFISFYVLCSFLIINLFVAVIMDNFDYLTRDWSILGPHHLDEFIRLWSEYDPDAKGRIKHLDVVTLLRKISPPLGFGKLCPHRMACKRLVSMNMPLNSDGTVLFNATLFAVVRTSLSIKTDGNIDDANAELRATIKQIWKRTNPKLLDQVVPPPGNDDEVTVGKFYATYLIQDYFRRFKKRKEQEGKEGHPDSNTVTLQAGLRTLHEVSPALKRAISGNLDELDQEPEPMHRRHHTLFGSVWSSIRRHGNGTFRRSAKATSSQSNGALTLGGSPSGAVGVGGSSLVLGSADPAGDYLYDNLNRSVADGVNHITRNIMQARLAAAGKLQDELHVAGSGGELRTFGESISMRPLAKNGGAVGGGVAAATVAGTLPPEANAISYDNRNRGILLHPYNNVYAPNGAIPGHERMIQSTPASPYDQRRLPTSYEMNGLAESLIGGVLAAEGLGKYCDSELVGMASREMQEALDMTPEEMNLAAHQILSNEHSLSLIGSSNGSIFGGSASGLGGLSGGGGGSSNIRNAFGGSGSGPSSLSPQHQPYSGTLQSPPIPDNRLRRVATVTTSNNNHKSPNGQNRTNNLNSSQVTMSPTMQQQPQQQPPQKSPPRGQGNHTFSS; the protein is encoded by the exons ATGAATACAG GAGACCATAAAGAGAAAGCCTctcaacaacagcaacaaacgCAACAAATACAGcaacagccgcagcagcagcaacaattgcCGCAGCATCCAgaccaacaacagcaacagcaaccaaTTAATAGATATGATGCCTTGGACAATTCTAGTTcgaataataaattaaatcgtAAATACAATAACGATAAGGATAAGGATAAATCTAGCGATAGGAATCGGGAAGCGAGCAGGGATTCGTCGTTGTTGCCCGCCAGTGTTGTCATCATCGATGAATCATGCCCTGTGAAGAGCCAGAAATCACCGACCGGCATCGAGCCGAGCTCGAGCATCATGCCAAGAGGTGGCACCTCCTCCTCGCAACGACGCCGCCAATTGCAATTCCAGAGACAAAAGGAGGCCACGCTTTATGACCGTGGAGATGAGGCAACAGCCTCGTCCTCATCCTCCGCCCCGCCCCCAGCCCCCGGCTCCGGCTCCACCCAGAGTGTGAAGGGGGGCGGGGAGCTGGTGAATTGTATAGCCTACGATGACAACACCCTGGTTATCGAGCGCAAGCCCTCGCCCACATCCCCCGCCTCCTCGCGACGCTATCTGAAGGCGGACACCCCGACGCGTGGCAGTCGGAAGTACAACCGCAAATCCTCGGCAGCCAAGAGCGATTTGGAGGTGGTCATGGTCAGGCCGGAACACCATCACCAGCACCGGTCACCGACGATAACGCTTCCAGTGCCCACGACACCACTGACCACATCGGCATCGGCGGGCGCTTCTCCAACCGGAGCGGTATTGGGTTCAGGACTGGGATCGGTATCGGGATCAGGCACGGGAACGGGAACAGGAACGGTCCTGCAACAAAGGTACTTGCAGCTCCAACTGGAGCACGaaaagaaatacatttttcaagcAATGCAAGAGTTTGATTATATGGAACAATCTAGGAGCTCTAGGGCATA TTGCAGTGCCCTCGACCAGTCAGAGGACGCCGGCCAGGCCACCACCTCGAGGAGACGACCCACCAGCACCGAGCTCGCCCTCAGCAACGTCACTAGTCAGATTGTAAACAACGCCACCTACAAGCTTGACTTAAAACAGCGCCGCCGCAGGAGcaacaacggggcaagtgacCCGGCGGCGGGAATAGCCTCCGGATCCGGGCCTGTTTCCGGGTCGGGCACCAGTCCGGGCCAGTCGGCGGGTCCTTCGAACGGCGGAAGTCGGCGACGCAAGTCGAGTTGTACGAGTTGCGGGGGCGGTGGCATTAGTGCACCGGGACCCAGGCTAACGCCCGAGGAGGCGTGGCAGCTGCAACCACAGAATAGTGTGACCAGTGCCGgcagcaccaacagcagcTTTAGCAGCGGGGGAGGACGCGACGACGATAGCAGCTACAGTGCCGTTGGCggcgacagcagcagcagcaatagttgcaattgcgacatcaccGGCGACAATAGTACGTTGCATGGTTTCGGGGTCGGTGACGTCAGCAGCTTCATCGGAGACGACGAGTGcgaggaggacgaggacgacgcTAACCACCCAGATCTCAGTTCACAGACTCTGCGCACCGCAGCCATTGTAGCGGCAGTTGCGGCAGCGGCCAAGGAGCAACAGGACCAGCAGGATCAGTCTCTGTCGCTGGGGGCAGCGGCCACCGACTGCGAGAGCTTTAGCGAGCGACGGCAGGATGCCGATGAGGGCGTCCGGATCATCCAGGAAAGCGGCGGGAACAACGACTCACTCGAGGACGTCGGCGAGGTCGATGACAATGCCGATGTTGTAGTGAGAAAGAATTCGCGCAACCGACCCTCGATCAGGAGGACATGTAGGATTACCGAAGAGGACGACGACGAGTTCTACGAAGACGATCAGGACCAGCAGggcgacgacgacgaggagcCCGAGGGCACCACCATAGACATTGATGAACAGGGCCATCCAGACCAGGACGAGGACCCCGAGGACGACGAGGACGTGGACGAGTACTTTGAGGAGGAAGAGGACGACACTCAGGCCTTCTCACCCTTCTACTCCAGCTCGGCAGAGTTGATAGATAATTTTGGCGGCGGCGCGGGCAAGTTTTTCAACATAATGGACTTTGAGCGAGGAGCCTCCGGCGGTGGCAGTTTCTCGCCAGGGGGCAATGGACCCGGCAGCGGTGAAAACTCGGCCCGGTACGATGGCGGCGAGGCGGAGTTAGGCGGCGGCAACAACATAATGG GCATCGACTCCATGGGCATTGCAAACATTCCGGAGACCATGAACGGCACCACCATTGGACCCAGCGGTGCGGGTGGCCAAAAAGCCGCCCCTGGTGCCGCCGGTCAGAAACGGCCCCAACGGCGGGGCAAGCCGCAACCGGATCGTCCACAGCGAGCCCTTTTCTGCCTGACCGTCAAGAACCCTTTGCGAGCCCTTTGCATTCGCATCGTGGAGTGGAA ACCATTTGAGTTCCTTATTTTGTTAACCATATTTGCCAATTGTATTGCCTTGGCCGTTTATACGCCTTATCCAGGCAGCGATTCGAATGTTACGAATCAAACCTTG GAAAAAGTTGAATATATATTCCTAGTTATATTCACAGCGGAATGTGTTATGAAAATTTTAGCATATGGTTTTATGTTACATAATGGTGCATATCTAAGAAATGGATGGAATTTATTAGattttacaattgtagttaTAGG AGCAATAAGTACAGCACTTTCTCATTTGATGAAGGATGCCTTCGATGTGAAGGCCCTCCGTGCCTTTCGAGTGCTGCGTCCACTGCGACTTGTATCGGGTGTACCAA GTCTACAGGTTGTGcttaattcaattttaaagGCCATGGTGCCACTGTTTCACATTGCACTCCTGGTCATATTCGTAATCATTATCTATGCGATCATCGGCCTAGAGCTCTTCTCGGGCAAGTTGCACAAGGCGTGTCGCGATGAAATCACAG GTGAATATGAGGATGAAATTCGGCCTTGTGGTGTGGGCCGTGCCTGCCCGGAGGGCATGAAGTGCTACGGCGGCTGGGAGGGACCCAATGACGGCATCACGAACTTCGACAACTTCGGCCTGGCCATGTTGACGGTGTTCCAGTGCGTCACCCTAGAGGGCTGGACTGATGTGCTCTATAAC ATTCAAGATTCCATGGGCAGCGACTGGCAGTGGATGTACTTTATTTCGATGGTCATCCTGGGTGCCTTTTTTGTGATGAATCTGATTCTCGGTGTGTTGTCCGGTGAGTTCTCCAAGGAGCGTAACAAGGCCAAGAATCGCGGCGACTTCCAAAAGCTGCGCGAGAAGCAACAGATCGAAGAGGACCTGCGGGGCTATCTCGACTGGATAACCCAGGCCGAGGACATAGAACCCGATGCTGTGGGTGGTCTGATACCCGATGGGAAGGTCAAGCAAATGAATGAAATGGACTCGACCGAGAATCTGGGCGAAGAGATGCCCGAGGTCCAGCTGACTGAGTCGCGATggcgaaaaatgaaaaaagacTTCGATCGGGTTAACCGCAGGATGCGGCGAGCCTGTCGCAAAGCCGTCAAGTCTCAGGCCTTCTATTGGCTTATTATTGTCCTGGTTTTCCTCAACACCGGCGTCTTGGCCACAGAGCACTACAGGCAGGTGGATTGGTTGGACAATTTTCAAG AATACACGAACGTGGTCTTCATCGGTCTCTTCACCTGTGAAATGTTACTGAAAATGTACAGTCTGGGCTTTCAGGGCTACTTTGTATCCCTGTTCAATCGCTTTGATTGTTTTGTGGTGATTGGTAGTATTTCCGAAACACTTTTGACCAATACAGGAATGATGCCGCCTTTGGGTGTTTCTGTGCTGCGTTGTGTGCGTCTTCTCCGTGTCTTCAAAGTGACCAA atactGGAGGTCTCTTTCCAATCTCGTTGCTTCCCTTTTGAACTCTATACAATCAATTGCTTCGCTTCTGTTACTGCTCTTCCTGTTTATTGTGATATTTGCTCTACTGGGCATGCAAGTCTTCGGcggaaaatttaattttgacgGCAAAGAGGAGAAGTATAGGATGAACTTTGACTGCTTTTGGCAGGCTTTGCTCACAGTCTTTCAG ATCATGACTGGTGAGGATTGGAATGCTGTGATGTATACCGGCATCAATGCCTATGGTGGAGTGTCTTCTTACGGGGCCCTGGCCTGTATTtactttataattttgttcattTGTGGTAATTACATTCTGTTGAACGTGTTCTTGGCCATTGCTGTGGATAATTTGGCTGATGCCGACTCCCTATCGGAGGAGGTGGAAAAGGATGAGGAACCA CATGATGACTCAGCTTTCAAGAAGTCCCATAGTCCCACTCCAACAATTGATGGCGAAGATCATCTGAGCATCGATATAGACATGGAACCTCATGAGTTGGATGACGAGGAGAAGAT GGATCATGAAACCCTTTCCGATGAAGAAGTTCGTGAAATGTGCGAGGAGGAACAAGAAG TATCAGCCCATGCCACTGCACGACCCCGGCGTTTATCTGAAGTCAGCATGAAGAAGACTAAAAAGCCCATACCGCGAGGCAgtgcatttttcattttcagttaTACAAACAG ATTCCGAGTCTTCTGCCATTGGCTTTGCAACCACAGCAATTTCGGCAACATTATCCTATGTTGCATCATGTTCTCATCGGCTATGTTGGCGGCAGAAAATCCATTGAGATCCGACGACGATTTGAACAAA gtTCTCAATaagtttgattattttttcacgGCAGTTTTCACAATAGAACTGATTCTGAAATTGATTGCATACGGCTTCGTTTTACACGACGGAGCCTTTTGCAGATCCGCATTTAATCTATTAGATTTACTTGTGGTCTGCGTATCATTGGTATCACTAGTGTTCAG TTCGAATGCGATCTCAGTCGTGAAAATTCTACGTGTGCTCCGTGTTTTAAGGCCACTCAGAGCTATTAATCGTGCCAAGGGTCTCAAG TATGTGGTCAAGTGCGTTGTAGTCGCAATAAAAACCATTGGTAATATCATGTTGGTGACATATTTGTTGCAATTCATGTTTGCTGTTATTGGAGTACAACTCTTTAAG GGAAAGTTTTTCAAGTGCTCTGATGGTTCCAAAATGACCGAGGACGAATGCTT TGGCACATACTTGGTCTATGATGATGGCGATATTCACAAGCCACGCTTGAAGGAGCGGGAATGGAAAAATTATGGTTTTCATTTCGACGATGTGGCTAAGGGGATGTTGACCCTGTTTACGGTCTCCACCTTTGAGGGTTGGCCAGG ATTGCTATATGTTTCAATCGATTCAAATAAGGAGAATGGCGGTCCAATACACAATTTCCGTCCGATCGTAGCTGCCTACTATATAATCTACATTATCATTATTGCCTTCTTCATGGTGAACATATTCGTCGGTTTCGTTATTGTCACTTTCCAGAACGAGGGTGAACAGGAATATAAAAATTGTGATCTGGACAAGAATCAGCGCAACTGCATAGAGTTTGCTTTGAAAGCGAAGCCAGTACGTCGATATATACCCAAGCATGGTATACAATATAAAGTCTGGTGGTTTGTCACATCGTCATCCTTTGAGTATACAGTCTTTGTGTTAATTATGATAAACACTGTAACACTGGCTATGAAGTTTTACAATCAACCCCAGTGGTATACAGAGCTTTTAGATGCCTTGAATATGATTTTTACGGCAGTTTTTGCATTAGAGTTTGTCTTTAAACTGGCCGCTTTTCGATTTAAA AACTATTTTGGAGATGCCTGGAACGTGTTTGATTTTATCATTGTTTTGGGCAGCTTTATAGATATCGTCTACTCTGAAATTAAG AGCAAAGATACTTCTCAAGCATCCTGCGATATTGTTGAAGGTTGTAAATCTAGAGCCAAAGCT gctGGTTCAAATTTGATATCCATCAACTTCTTCCGACTGTTTCGTGTGATGCGACTTGTTAAGCTCCTAAGCAAAGGCGAAGGCATTCGAACCTTACTCTGGACCTTCATTAAATCCTTTCAGGCCCTGCCTTATGTAGCTTTGCTCATTGTACTTTTGTTCTTCATCTACGCGGTGGTCGGAATGCAA gTGTTTGGAAAAATTGAATTGGATGGTGGAGGAGCCATTACGAGCAACAATAACTTCCAGACCTTCCAGCAGGCGGTACTGGTTCTCTTCCGTTCGGCCACCGGCGAAGCCTGGCAGGATATTATGATGTCCTGCTCTGCCCAGCCGGACGTAAAGTGCGATCCACGTTCTGATTCGAAGGGTGAACTCTGCGGCTCCTCTATTGCTTATCCATACTTCATTTCCTTCTACGTTCTCTGCTCGTTTTTG ATTATTAATCTTTTCGTTGCCGTCATTATGGACAACTTTGACTACCTGACGCGAGATTGGTCCATCCTGGGACCCCATCACCTGGACGAGTTTATTCGTCTGTGGAGCGAATACGATCCGGATGCTAAGGGTCGCATCAAGCATCTGGATGTGGTGACCCTACTAAGAAAGATATCCCCGCCGCTGGGCTTTGGAAAACTGTGTCCCCATCGCATGGCCTGCAAGCGGCTGGTGTCCATGAACATGCCACTCAACTCCGACGGCACTGTCCTTTTCAATGCAACTCTCTTTGCCGTGGTCCGGACCTCCCTGAGCATCAAAACCGATGGCAATATCGATGATGCCAATGCGGAACTGCGGGCCACCATCAAACAGATCTGGAAGAGAACCAATCCCAAGCTATTGGACCAGGTCGTACCGCCACCCGGCAACGATGACGAGGTGACTGTGGGCAAGTTTTATGCCACCTACCTGATCCAGGACTATTTCCGGCGCTTCAAAAAGCGCAAGGAGCAAGAGGGCAAGGAGGGTCATCCCGACAGCAACACCGTCACTCTGCAGGCCGGTCTGCGGACCCTTCACGAGGTCTCTCCAGCGCTTAAGAGGGCCATTTCTGGTAATCTTGATGAACTGGACCAGGAACCAGAGCCCATGCACCGG CGCCACCATACTCTCTTTGGAAGTGTTTGGTCCTCTATCCGCCGGCATGGCAATGGCACCTTCCGGCGCAGCGCCAAGGCCACCTCCTCTCAGAGCAACGGCGCCCTAACGCTGGGCGGTTCCCCCTCAGGAGCAGTTGGGGTGGGTGGAAGCTCCCTGGTGCTGGGCAGTGCTGATCCGGCCGGAGACTACCTGTACGACAACCTGAACCGGAGCGTGGCCGACGGCGTCAACCACATCACCCGGAACATCATGCAGGCCCGCCTGGCAGCGGCCGGCAAGCTGCAGGACGAGCTTCATGTGGCTGGCAGTGGCGGAGAACTGAGGACCTTTGGCGAAAGCATCTCCATGCGGCCACTGGCCAAGAACGGAGGTGCGGTCGGAGGTGgagtggctgcggctacgGTAGCCGGAACGCTGCCACCCGAGGCGAATGCGATATCTTATGA CAACCGCAATCGTGGTATTTTATTGCATCCATATAACAATG TCTACGCACCCAATGGTGCTATTCCTGGCCACGAACGCATGATCCAATCGACCCCAGCTAGTCCATACGATCAGCGTCGTTTACCAACTTCATATGAAATGAACGGCCTAGCCGAGTCATTGATTGGAGGG GTACTCGCCGCTGAGGGATTGGGTAAATACTGTGACTCCGAGCTCGTGGGGATGGCATCCCGCGAAATGCAAGAAGCCTTAGATATGACGCCCGAAGAAATGAATCTGGCCGCCCATCAGATCCTCTCGAACGAGCATTCGCTAAGTCTGATCGGCAGTAGCAATGGTAGCATCTTTGGTGGATCAGCCAGTGGTCTGGGTGGTTTGagtggtggcggcggcggaaGTAGCAACATTCGGAATGCCTTTGGTGGAAGCGGAAGTGGACCATCCTCGTTGTCGCCGCAGCATCAACCGTATTCGGGAACATTACAGTCGCCACCGATACCGGACAATCGTCTCAGACGGGTTGCCACAGTCACGACCTCGAACAATAATCATAAGTCCCCAAATGGCCAAAACAGAACGAATAATTTAAATAGCAGCCAAGTGACCATGTCGCCCACAATGCAACAGCAACCACAGCAACAACCGCCACAAAAATCGCCACCGCGAGGTCAAGGAAACCACACCTTCTCCTCTTAG